From the genome of Motilibacter aurantiacus, one region includes:
- a CDS encoding arginine repressor — protein MSVPQTKAARHRRIVDLLGRNNVRSQPELAKLLAADGLVVTQATLSRDLDELGAVKVRSGDGELVYAVPGEGGDRTPRAAADRAALDARLLRTLNDLLVSADASGTLAVLRTPPGGANLLASALDAAQLPDVLGTVAGDDTVLVVSRGADGGAAVADRLLTLAGEARPDPARHLA, from the coding sequence GTGAGCGTCCCACAGACGAAGGCGGCACGACACCGTCGCATCGTCGACCTGCTGGGGCGCAACAACGTCCGCTCGCAGCCGGAGCTCGCCAAGCTGCTCGCCGCCGACGGGCTCGTCGTCACCCAGGCCACGCTCTCCCGTGACCTCGACGAGCTCGGAGCGGTGAAGGTCCGTTCAGGAGACGGGGAGCTGGTGTACGCCGTGCCCGGCGAGGGCGGCGACCGTACCCCGCGTGCCGCGGCCGACCGGGCCGCCCTGGACGCCCGGCTGCTGCGCACGCTCAACGACCTGCTCGTCTCGGCCGACGCGTCCGGCACCCTCGCCGTGCTGCGCACCCCTCCCGGCGGGGCGAACCTGCTCGCGTCCGCGCTCGACGCGGCCCAGCTGCCCGACGTGCTCGGCACCGTGGCCGGCGACGACACCGTCCTCGTGGTCTCCCGTGGCGCCGACGGCGGGGCGGCGGTGGCCGACCGGCTGCTGACGCTGGCCGGCGAGGCACGTCCCGACCCGGCCCGTCACCTCGCCTGA
- the argF gene encoding ornithine carbamoyltransferase — translation MSEQTTVRHFLRDDDLSPAEQAEVLDLAAALKRDRFAARPLEGPRSVAVIFDKPSTRTRVSFSVGVAELGGYPLVIDSAGSQLGRGEPVADTARVLDRQVAAIVWRTFAQSDLEAVAAASRVPVVNALTDEFHPCQLLADLLTVRERHGRLAGVTLAYLGDGANNMAHSYLLAGATAGMHVRIACPEGFDPDQAVLARAHEIAAQTGGSVAHVRDAAHAAEGADVLATDTWVSMGQEGEAGSRAGVFEPFAVTEQLMRISAAGSIVLHCLPAYRGKEIEAAVIDGPRSAVWDEAENRLHAQKALLTWLLERA, via the coding sequence ATGTCTGAGCAGACGACCGTCCGGCACTTCCTGCGCGACGACGACCTGTCCCCGGCCGAGCAGGCCGAGGTCCTCGACCTGGCCGCCGCGCTGAAGAGGGACCGCTTCGCCGCCCGCCCGCTGGAAGGCCCGCGCAGCGTGGCGGTGATCTTCGACAAGCCGTCGACCCGCACCCGGGTGTCGTTCTCGGTGGGCGTCGCCGAGCTCGGTGGCTACCCCCTCGTCATCGACTCGGCGGGAAGCCAGCTGGGTCGCGGCGAGCCGGTGGCGGACACGGCACGGGTCCTGGACCGGCAGGTCGCGGCCATCGTCTGGCGGACCTTCGCCCAGAGCGACCTCGAGGCGGTGGCCGCCGCCAGCCGGGTGCCCGTGGTCAACGCGCTCACCGACGAGTTCCACCCCTGCCAGCTGCTAGCCGACCTGCTCACCGTCCGCGAGCGCCACGGGCGGCTGGCCGGGGTCACCCTGGCGTACCTCGGCGACGGGGCCAACAACATGGCCCACAGCTATCTGCTCGCCGGTGCCACCGCCGGCATGCACGTGCGCATCGCCTGCCCTGAGGGGTTCGACCCGGACCAGGCCGTGCTGGCCCGCGCCCACGAGATCGCGGCGCAGACGGGCGGCTCCGTCGCGCACGTCCGGGACGCCGCCCACGCCGCGGAGGGCGCGGACGTCCTGGCCACCGACACATGGGTGTCCATGGGGCAGGAGGGCGAGGCGGGCTCCCGCGCCGGGGTCTTCGAGCCGTTCGCGGTCACCGAGCAGCTGATGCGCATCTCCGCGGCCGGCAGCATCGTGCTGCACTGCCTGCCCGCCTACCGGGGCAAGGAGATCGAGGCGGCGGTGATCGACGGCCCCCGCAGCGCCGTGTGGGACGAGGCGGAGAACCGGCTGCACGCGCAGAAGGCCCTGCTCACCTGGCTGCTGGAGCGGGCGTGA
- a CDS encoding acetylornithine transaminase, whose product MPTYATPGITLVRGAGAVVEDDTGRSYVDLIAGIATNVLGHAHPAVVAAVTEQVGLLGHTSNLYANLPSITLAERLLGLLGREGKVFFCNSGAEANEAALKLTRRTGRTKVVAAYGSFHGRTMGALALTGQPLKQEPFAPLVPGVAHVDYGDVAALRRAVDDATAAVFLEPVQGEGGVLPAPPGYLEAAREITTAAGALLVLDEVQTGIGRTGAWFAHQASGVRPDVVTLAKGLGGGLPLGACIGLGEAAALLRPGDHASTFGGNPVTCAAGLAVLDTVEADDLCSRAKALGHRLAAGVESLGHPLVSGVRGDGLLLGITLSARVAPLLVDALRGAGFLVNAVAQDVIRLAPPLVLTDEQADAFLAALPAALDAATDAAAQEAANV is encoded by the coding sequence ATGCCGACCTACGCGACGCCCGGCATCACCCTGGTCCGCGGCGCAGGTGCCGTCGTCGAGGACGACACCGGGCGCAGCTACGTCGACCTCATCGCAGGCATCGCGACGAACGTGCTCGGCCACGCCCATCCGGCGGTCGTCGCGGCGGTCACGGAGCAGGTCGGCCTGCTCGGCCACACGTCGAACCTCTACGCCAACCTCCCGTCGATCACGCTCGCCGAGCGGCTGCTCGGGCTGCTCGGCCGCGAGGGCAAGGTCTTCTTCTGCAACTCGGGCGCCGAGGCCAACGAGGCCGCGCTCAAACTGACCCGGCGCACCGGGCGCACCAAGGTCGTGGCGGCGTACGGCTCCTTCCACGGCCGCACCATGGGCGCCCTGGCGCTCACCGGGCAGCCGCTGAAGCAGGAGCCCTTCGCCCCGCTGGTCCCAGGTGTGGCTCACGTGGACTACGGCGACGTGGCGGCCCTGCGCCGTGCCGTCGACGACGCGACGGCCGCGGTGTTCCTCGAGCCGGTGCAGGGGGAGGGCGGCGTGCTGCCCGCGCCCCCCGGCTACCTCGAGGCCGCGCGGGAGATCACCACGGCCGCCGGGGCCCTGCTCGTGCTCGACGAGGTGCAGACCGGCATCGGGCGCACCGGTGCCTGGTTCGCGCATCAGGCGTCGGGCGTCCGCCCCGACGTCGTCACCCTCGCGAAGGGGCTGGGCGGTGGCCTGCCGCTCGGCGCCTGCATCGGCCTGGGCGAGGCGGCGGCGCTGCTGCGCCCCGGCGACCATGCGAGCACCTTCGGGGGCAATCCCGTCACGTGCGCGGCCGGACTGGCCGTGCTCGACACGGTGGAGGCCGACGACTTGTGCTCGCGGGCCAAGGCGCTCGGGCACCGGCTGGCCGCCGGCGTCGAGTCGCTCGGGCACCCGCTCGTGTCAGGGGTACGCGGCGACGGGCTCCTGCTCGGCATCACGCTGTCCGCGCGCGTGGCACCCCTCCTCGTCGACGCGCTGCGTGGAGCCGGCTTCCTCGTCAACGCCGTCGCGCAGGACGTGATCCGGCTGGCGCCGCCGCTGGTCCTCACCGACGAGCAGGCCGACGCCTTCCTGGCCGCCCTTCCTGCTGCCCTCGATGCCGCCACTGATGCTGCCGCCCAGGAGGCCGCGAATGTCTGA
- the argB gene encoding acetylglutamate kinase: MSAVSRDRAAALSKAATLVEALPWLKRFAGRTVVIKYGGNAMTNETLKASFAADVVFLRHAGLRPVVVHGGGPQVTAALDRLGIETVFTGGLRVTTPEAMDVVRMVLVGQVQREVVGLVNAHGSFAVGLSGEDARLFTAERTMPVVDGEPVDVGLVGDIVRVEPEVVEALLDDGRIPVVTSVARGDAGEVYNVNADIAAAALAVALQAEKLVVLTDVEGLYADWPSTDEVLSSVDADSLEAMLPTLSSGMVPKMQACLRAVRGGVSKAHVLDGRVPHSLLLEVFTDEGVGTEVTP, from the coding sequence GTGAGCGCGGTCTCCCGCGACCGCGCGGCCGCGCTCTCCAAGGCCGCGACCCTCGTCGAGGCGCTGCCCTGGCTCAAGCGCTTCGCCGGCCGCACCGTCGTCATCAAGTACGGCGGCAACGCGATGACCAACGAGACGCTCAAGGCCTCGTTCGCAGCCGACGTCGTCTTCCTGCGCCACGCCGGCCTGCGGCCCGTCGTCGTCCACGGCGGCGGGCCTCAGGTCACCGCCGCGCTCGACCGGCTGGGCATCGAGACCGTCTTCACCGGCGGCCTGCGGGTCACGACCCCGGAGGCGATGGACGTCGTCCGGATGGTCCTGGTCGGCCAGGTGCAGCGCGAGGTCGTCGGCCTCGTCAACGCCCACGGCTCCTTCGCGGTCGGGCTCTCCGGCGAGGACGCCCGGCTCTTCACGGCCGAGCGGACCATGCCGGTGGTCGACGGCGAGCCCGTCGACGTCGGGCTCGTCGGCGACATCGTCCGGGTCGAGCCCGAGGTGGTCGAGGCGCTGCTCGACGACGGACGCATCCCGGTGGTCACCAGCGTCGCGCGCGGGGACGCGGGCGAGGTCTACAACGTCAACGCAGACATCGCGGCCGCCGCGCTCGCGGTGGCCCTTCAGGCGGAGAAGCTCGTCGTCCTGACCGACGTCGAGGGCCTCTACGCCGACTGGCCCAGCACCGACGAGGTGCTCAGCTCGGTGGACGCGGACTCGCTGGAGGCAATGCTGCCGACGCTGTCGTCGGGAATGGTCCCCAAGATGCAGGCCTGCCTGCGGGCGGTCCGGGGCGGCGTGTCCAAGGCGCACGTGCTCGACGGTCGCGTCCCCCATTCCCTGCTGCTCGAAGTGTTCACCGACGAAGGCGTCGGGACGGAGGTCACCCCGTGA
- the argJ gene encoding bifunctional glutamate N-acetyltransferase/amino-acid acetyltransferase ArgJ, which yields MSVTAASGFRASGVTAGLKPSGTPDVALVVNDGPSHGAAAVFTANRCKAHPVTWSQQVVSDGRVDAVLLNSGGANCYTGSQGFLTVHRSAELVAELTGLSAGDVVVCSTGLIGQQLDLVRLLAGTEAAAGALASDGGPAAARAIMTTDTRPKEALVAGQGWVVGGMAKGAGMLAPALATMLVVITTDADVDAETCDRALRAATRVTFDRLDSDGCMSTNDTVLLMASAASGIAPSYDEFAEAVRVLCADLARQLLADAEGAKHDISIEVVGAASEEDGLEVGRAVARSNLLKCAIYGEDPNWGRVLAAVGTTGAQFDPQEVDVSFQGVKVCIAGEPGEPRELVRFDGRDVAIRIDLHAGAESVTVWTNDLTVDYVHENSAYST from the coding sequence GTGAGCGTGACCGCTGCTTCGGGGTTCCGCGCTTCCGGTGTCACCGCCGGGCTGAAGCCCAGCGGCACCCCGGACGTCGCCCTCGTGGTCAACGACGGGCCGTCCCACGGCGCGGCTGCCGTCTTCACCGCCAACCGCTGCAAGGCGCACCCGGTCACGTGGAGCCAGCAGGTCGTGTCGGACGGCCGGGTCGACGCGGTGCTGCTCAACTCCGGGGGCGCCAACTGCTACACCGGAAGCCAGGGCTTCCTGACCGTCCACCGGTCCGCAGAGCTCGTGGCCGAGCTCACCGGGCTCAGCGCCGGGGACGTGGTCGTCTGCTCCACCGGGCTCATCGGGCAGCAGCTCGACCTGGTCCGGCTGCTCGCCGGGACCGAGGCGGCAGCCGGTGCCCTCGCGTCGGACGGCGGCCCGGCCGCGGCCCGCGCGATCATGACGACGGACACCCGCCCGAAGGAGGCGCTCGTCGCCGGCCAGGGCTGGGTGGTCGGCGGCATGGCCAAGGGCGCCGGGATGCTGGCGCCCGCGCTCGCGACCATGCTCGTGGTCATCACGACCGACGCCGACGTGGACGCGGAGACGTGCGACCGCGCCCTGCGGGCGGCCACCAGGGTCACCTTCGACCGGCTCGACTCCGACGGGTGCATGTCGACCAACGACACCGTCCTGCTGATGGCGAGTGCCGCTTCCGGGATCGCGCCTTCCTACGACGAGTTCGCCGAGGCCGTGCGCGTGCTCTGCGCGGACCTCGCGCGGCAGCTGCTCGCGGACGCCGAGGGGGCAAAGCACGACATCTCCATCGAGGTGGTCGGCGCCGCCTCGGAGGAGGACGGGCTCGAGGTCGGCCGGGCGGTCGCGCGCAGCAACCTGCTCAAGTGCGCGATCTACGGCGAGGACCCCAACTGGGGCCGGGTGCTGGCCGCCGTCGGCACGACAGGGGCGCAGTTCGACCCCCAGGAGGTCGACGTGTCCTTCCAAGGCGTCAAGGTGTGCATCGCCGGCGAGCCGGGGGAGCCGCGCGAGCTGGTGCGGTTCGACGGGCGCGACGTCGCGATCCGCATCGACCTGCACGCGGGGGCGGAGTCGGTGACGGTGTGGACCAACGACTTAACCGTCGACTACGTCCACGAGAATTCGGCGTACTCCACGTGA
- the argC gene encoding N-acetyl-gamma-glutamyl-phosphate reductase produces MGLTVAVTGASGYAGGELLRLLAGHPELDVTTVTAASSAGTPLAAAHPHLAGARGLGDLVLRPTDPAELAGHDVVFLAMPHGQSAAVARELEGSGALVVDLGADHRLTDPGTWESYYGGAHAGTWPYGLPELPGQRQLLRGARRIAAPGCYPTSVALGLAPVLAAGLVAAQDVVVVAASGTSGAGRSAKVALLGSEVMGAVSAYKAGGAHQHTPEMEQTLTTAAGSPVTLSFTPLLAPMPRGILATCTAALRPEVTTAQLREALQAAYADEPFVTLLPEGVWPTTAATAGSNSAHVQAAADTHAGRAVVTVAIDNLGKGAAGQALQCANIALGLPEECGLSVVGAAP; encoded by the coding sequence ATGGGTCTCACCGTTGCCGTCACGGGCGCGAGCGGGTATGCCGGGGGTGAGCTGCTGCGGCTGCTCGCCGGGCATCCCGAGCTCGACGTCACGACCGTCACCGCCGCGAGCTCGGCGGGCACGCCGCTCGCCGCGGCGCACCCGCACCTCGCGGGAGCGCGCGGGCTGGGCGACCTGGTGCTGCGACCCACCGACCCGGCCGAGCTGGCCGGGCACGACGTGGTCTTCCTGGCCATGCCGCACGGGCAGTCGGCGGCCGTCGCCCGCGAGCTCGAGGGCAGCGGCGCCCTGGTCGTCGACCTGGGCGCCGACCACCGGCTCACCGACCCGGGCACGTGGGAGTCCTACTACGGCGGGGCGCACGCCGGCACCTGGCCGTACGGCCTGCCCGAGCTGCCCGGGCAGCGCCAGCTCCTGCGCGGCGCGCGGCGGATCGCTGCCCCCGGCTGCTACCCGACCTCCGTGGCGCTCGGCCTCGCCCCGGTGCTCGCCGCCGGCCTGGTCGCGGCGCAGGACGTCGTCGTGGTCGCCGCGAGCGGCACCTCCGGCGCCGGTCGCTCGGCCAAGGTCGCCCTGCTCGGCTCCGAGGTCATGGGCGCGGTCTCGGCCTACAAGGCCGGCGGCGCGCACCAGCACACCCCCGAGATGGAGCAGACCCTGACGACCGCCGCCGGCAGCCCGGTGACGCTGTCGTTCACGCCGCTGCTGGCCCCGATGCCGCGCGGCATCCTGGCGACCTGCACCGCGGCCCTGAGGCCCGAGGTCACCACGGCGCAGCTGCGCGAGGCGCTGCAGGCGGCCTATGCGGACGAGCCGTTCGTGACGCTGCTGCCCGAGGGCGTGTGGCCGACCACCGCGGCCACCGCGGGCTCGAACTCTGCGCACGTGCAGGCCGCTGCGGACACCCACGCGGGCCGCGCGGTCGTGACGGTCGCGATCGACAACCTCGGAAAGGGCGCCGCCGGCCAGGCCCTCCAGTGCGCCAACATCGCGCTCGGCCTTCCCGAGGAGTGCGGCCTCTCCGTCGTGGGGGCCGCGCCGTGA
- a CDS encoding DUF998 domain-containing protein produces MASAAAAPVLLVGGWTLAAARQPDGFDAVRGSISALAGAGAADAWVMTGALAGLGACHLVTASGLRAAPAAARAGLALGGLATFAVAATPLPAEGGSGAHAVAAVVAFGALAAWPALGRRSPVVRLLRPLPAAAAAAALGALVLWVGQQAVTGGAALGLSERAAAGAQAVYPLLVVLSARARRA; encoded by the coding sequence GTGGCCTCCGCCGCCGCCGCGCCGGTGCTGCTCGTCGGTGGGTGGACGCTGGCTGCGGCCCGGCAGCCCGACGGCTTCGACGCCGTGCGGGGCTCGATCAGCGCGCTGGCGGGCGCCGGCGCGGCCGACGCCTGGGTGATGACGGGTGCTCTGGCCGGGCTGGGCGCGTGCCACCTCGTCACGGCGAGCGGGCTGCGGGCGGCCCCGGCCGCCGCGCGCGCGGGCCTCGCCCTGGGCGGGCTGGCCACCTTCGCGGTCGCCGCGACCCCGCTCCCGGCCGAGGGCGGCTCCGGCGCCCACGCGGTCGCGGCGGTGGTGGCCTTCGGCGCGCTCGCTGCCTGGCCGGCGCTCGGCCGGCGCAGCCCGGTCGTACGCCTCCTCCGGCCACTGCCCGCGGCCGCCGCCGCTGCCGCGCTGGGCGCGCTCGTCCTGTGGGTCGGCCAGCAGGCGGTGACCGGCGGCGCAGCTCTCGGGCTGTCCGAGCGGGCCGCCGCCGGCGCGCAGGCCGTCTACCCGCTGCTCGTCGTGCTTTCCGCCCGCGCCCGCCGGGCCTGA
- the pheT gene encoding phenylalanine--tRNA ligase subunit beta yields MRVPLSWLREHVDIPAGHSAREVAERLVRAGLEVEGIEPVGDVSGPVVVGQVLEFVEEPQKKKTIRWCQVRVAEGEEPRGIVCGASNFAVGDKVVVSLPGAVLHGGFAIAARKTYGHVSDGMICSSTELGVGDDGTEGIVVLPEDAPVGADAADYLKLRDEVLDITPTPDRGYALSVRGIARELAAAYSVPLRDPADVEPATSEGPAWPVRVEDGAACDRFVARGIVGLDPERPSPAWMTRRLALAGMRSVSLAVDVTNYVMLELGQPLHAYDMRRLQGAIVVRRALPDERIETLDGTKRALDPDDLVISDESGAIGVAGVMGGASTEISAATTDIVLEAAHFDAAVVSRGSRRHGLLSEASRRFERGVDPALPPVAAQRAVDLLVELGGATAEDGVTDAGTPVLPAQLRMPADLPGRVVGVGYTTDEVLAALRAVGCTVTAEGEDLLVTPPSWRGDLAGPYDLVEEVARLDGYDRIPSVLPLPPASAGLTEQQRARRRVGRALAGAGLVEAPSYPFIGEADLEALGLAADDPRRRTLHLANPISAEQPALRTTLLPGLLAALRRNVARGAVDVALFETGLVFRVDDGPLPQAPRLGVDARPSDEQLAALDAALPRQPRRVGAVLAGNLRRPGWWGPGEPALWADAIEAARTVASAVGVTLDVRADEHAPWHPGRCAALLVGGTVVGHAGELHPRVVEALGVPERTCAMELDLDLLMADLPGPVPAPRLSAYPVATQDVALVVDTTVPAAAVEAALRAGAGGLLEQVRLFDVYKGAGIAEGQRSLAYRLWLRAEDRTLTAEEASQARDAAVAEAGRRTGAVLRGA; encoded by the coding sequence GTGCGGGTGCCGCTGTCGTGGCTGCGGGAGCACGTCGACATCCCCGCCGGGCACAGTGCTCGTGAGGTCGCCGAGCGCCTCGTCCGCGCCGGGCTCGAGGTCGAGGGCATCGAGCCCGTCGGTGACGTCTCCGGCCCGGTCGTGGTCGGCCAGGTCCTCGAGTTCGTCGAGGAGCCGCAGAAGAAGAAGACGATCCGTTGGTGCCAGGTGCGCGTCGCCGAGGGCGAGGAGCCGCGGGGCATCGTCTGCGGGGCGTCCAACTTCGCCGTCGGGGACAAGGTCGTCGTCTCGCTGCCCGGCGCGGTGCTCCACGGCGGTTTCGCAATCGCCGCCCGCAAGACGTACGGCCACGTCAGCGACGGCATGATCTGCTCCTCCACCGAGCTGGGCGTCGGGGACGACGGCACCGAGGGCATCGTCGTCCTGCCCGAGGACGCGCCCGTCGGGGCCGACGCGGCCGACTACCTGAAGCTGCGCGACGAGGTCCTCGACATCACGCCGACCCCCGACCGTGGCTACGCGCTGTCGGTGCGCGGCATCGCGCGCGAGCTCGCGGCGGCGTACTCCGTGCCGCTGCGCGACCCCGCAGACGTCGAGCCGGCGACGAGCGAGGGCCCGGCATGGCCGGTGCGCGTCGAGGACGGCGCCGCCTGCGACCGCTTCGTCGCGCGCGGGATCGTCGGGCTCGACCCGGAGCGCCCCTCGCCCGCGTGGATGACGCGCCGCCTGGCGCTCGCCGGCATGCGGTCGGTCAGCCTGGCCGTCGACGTCACGAACTACGTGATGCTCGAGCTCGGCCAGCCGCTGCACGCCTACGACATGCGCCGGCTGCAGGGCGCGATCGTCGTACGCCGGGCTCTGCCCGACGAGCGCATCGAGACCCTCGACGGCACGAAGCGGGCACTGGACCCGGATGACCTGGTCATCTCCGACGAGAGCGGCGCCATCGGCGTCGCCGGGGTCATGGGCGGCGCGTCGACCGAGATCTCGGCCGCCACCACCGACATCGTGCTCGAGGCCGCTCACTTCGACGCCGCGGTCGTGTCCCGGGGCAGCCGGCGGCACGGGCTGCTCAGCGAGGCCTCGCGCCGGTTCGAGCGGGGCGTCGACCCGGCCCTGCCGCCCGTCGCGGCCCAGCGGGCGGTGGACCTGCTCGTCGAGCTCGGCGGCGCGACGGCGGAGGACGGCGTGACCGACGCCGGGACGCCCGTCCTGCCGGCGCAGCTGCGCATGCCGGCCGACCTGCCCGGCCGTGTCGTCGGCGTGGGCTACACCACGGACGAGGTGCTCGCCGCCCTCCGGGCCGTGGGCTGCACGGTCACCGCGGAGGGCGAGGACCTGCTCGTCACACCGCCGTCCTGGCGGGGGGACCTCGCCGGGCCGTACGACCTGGTCGAGGAGGTGGCGCGGCTCGACGGGTACGACCGCATCCCGTCGGTCCTGCCGCTGCCGCCGGCGAGCGCCGGGCTCACCGAGCAGCAGCGGGCACGCCGCCGGGTCGGCCGCGCGCTGGCCGGGGCCGGCCTCGTCGAGGCCCCGAGCTACCCCTTCATCGGCGAGGCGGACCTCGAGGCGCTCGGCCTCGCCGCGGACGACCCCCGACGCCGGACGCTGCACCTGGCGAACCCGATCTCGGCCGAGCAGCCGGCGCTGCGCACCACGCTGCTGCCCGGGCTGCTCGCGGCGCTGCGGCGCAACGTCGCCCGCGGCGCGGTCGACGTGGCGCTCTTCGAGACCGGCCTGGTCTTCCGCGTCGACGACGGGCCGCTGCCGCAGGCTCCCCGCCTCGGCGTGGACGCCCGTCCCAGCGACGAGCAGCTCGCCGCGCTCGACGCGGCCCTGCCCCGCCAGCCGCGGCGGGTGGGGGCGGTGCTCGCCGGCAACCTGCGCCGGCCGGGCTGGTGGGGGCCGGGCGAGCCCGCGCTCTGGGCCGACGCGATCGAGGCCGCGCGGACGGTCGCGTCCGCCGTCGGCGTCACCCTGGACGTACGCGCCGACGAGCACGCGCCGTGGCACCCGGGGCGCTGTGCCGCGCTCCTGGTCGGCGGCACGGTCGTCGGACACGCCGGCGAGCTGCACCCGCGGGTGGTCGAGGCGCTCGGCGTGCCGGAGCGGACCTGCGCGATGGAGCTCGACCTCGACCTGCTCATGGCCGACCTGCCCGGCCCGGTGCCCGCGCCGCGGCTGTCGGCCTACCCCGTGGCCACCCAGGACGTGGCGCTCGTGGTCGACACCACGGTGCCGGCCGCCGCCGTCGAGGCCGCGCTGCGCGCCGGGGCGGGGGGCCTGCTGGAGCAGGTGCGCCTCTTCGACGTCTACAAGGGCGCCGGGATCGCGGAGGGCCAGCGCTCGCTCGCGTACCGGCTGTGGCTCCGGGCCGAGGACCGCACGCTGACGGCCGAGGAGGCGTCGCAGGCGCGGGACGCGGCGGTCGCCGAGGCCGGTCGTCGGACCGGCGCGGTGCTGCGCGGCGCGTGA
- the pheS gene encoding phenylalanine--tRNA ligase subunit alpha: MSAPNRSFDPVEVSSLHADEVARMRDEALAAFTAAGGLDALHAAKVAHLGDRSPLRLARAEVGALPPQARADAGKRVGGALKAVEEAYAARRQVLEAERDARVLVEEAVDVTLPWDRRPVGARHPLTTLPERIVDVFVGMGWDVAEGPEAEAEWFNFDALNFKPDHPARAMQDTFFVGAPDSGVVLRTHTSPVQARTMLERKPPIYVVCPGRTFRTDELDATHTPVFNQVEGLAVDKGLTMAHLRGTLDAFAESMFGEGVITRLRPHFFPFTEPSAEVDLRCWVCHGASVGDPANPCRTCKSEGWVEWGGCGMVNPRVLVACGLDPDVYTGFAFGMGIERTLMSRHNGQDMRDMVEGDVRFTLPFGLEV, from the coding sequence GTGTCCGCCCCGAACCGTTCCTTCGACCCGGTGGAAGTGAGCTCCTTGCACGCTGACGAGGTCGCGCGCATGCGCGACGAGGCGCTGGCGGCCTTCACGGCGGCTGGAGGCCTCGACGCGCTCCACGCCGCGAAGGTCGCGCACCTCGGCGACCGTTCCCCGCTGCGGCTCGCGCGCGCCGAGGTCGGCGCGCTGCCACCGCAGGCCCGCGCCGACGCCGGCAAGCGTGTCGGCGGCGCGCTCAAGGCCGTCGAGGAGGCGTACGCCGCGCGCCGGCAGGTCCTCGAGGCCGAGCGCGACGCGCGCGTGCTGGTCGAGGAGGCGGTCGACGTCACGCTGCCGTGGGACCGGCGCCCCGTCGGGGCGCGGCACCCCCTGACCACGCTTCCCGAGCGGATCGTCGACGTGTTCGTCGGCATGGGGTGGGACGTCGCCGAGGGGCCCGAGGCCGAGGCCGAGTGGTTCAACTTCGACGCGCTCAACTTCAAGCCCGACCACCCGGCGCGGGCGATGCAGGACACGTTCTTCGTGGGTGCCCCCGACAGCGGGGTCGTGCTCCGGACGCACACCTCGCCGGTGCAGGCGCGGACGATGCTCGAGCGCAAGCCGCCGATCTACGTCGTCTGCCCGGGCCGAACCTTCCGGACGGACGAGCTGGACGCCACGCACACGCCCGTCTTCAACCAGGTCGAGGGGCTCGCCGTCGACAAGGGGCTGACGATGGCCCACCTGCGCGGCACCCTGGACGCCTTCGCCGAATCCATGTTCGGCGAAGGCGTGATCACCCGTCTGCGTCCTCACTTCTTCCCGTTCACGGAGCCGTCCGCCGAGGTCGACCTGCGCTGCTGGGTCTGCCACGGCGCCTCGGTGGGCGACCCCGCCAACCCCTGCCGTACCTGCAAGTCCGAGGGCTGGGTCGAGTGGGGCGGCTGCGGCATGGTCAACCCGCGCGTCCTCGTCGCCTGCGGGCTCGACCCCGACGTCTACACCGGTTTCGCCTTCGGCATGGGCATCGAGCGGACCCTCATGTCCCGGCACAACGGCCAGGACATGCGCGACATGGTGGAGGGCGACGTGCGCTTCACCCTTCCTTTCGGACTGGAGGTCTGA